One Aciduliprofundum boonei T469 genomic region harbors:
- the mobB gene encoding molybdopterin-guanine dinucleotide biosynthesis protein B translates to MKKWKCIYGVIRLYLGFCGYSNSGKTSMIVELLHRLKDYKIAVVKHTPHGIDMQDKDSKRFREAGAMEVVLLGNEQVHIKNASSLFPLLKSLEHYDIILVEGFKSYKFLPKICLGDAECENCIMRNPKIEDVVEHIERELKIERIMKELPNFNCGECNHKNCREMAEVIYRGEDNFKNCRYWNPNAVISVRVNGKDIYMGKFAQDIVIKTITGMLSAFKGVGDIEEVEIKYRVKGE, encoded by the coding sequence ATGAAGAAGTGGAAGTGCATCTATGGGGTGATTAGATTGTATTTGGGATTTTGTGGATACTCAAATTCCGGAAAAACGAGTATGATTGTTGAGCTTTTGCATAGATTGAAAGATTACAAAATTGCTGTGGTTAAGCATACCCCCCATGGTATAGATATGCAGGACAAGGATAGTAAAAGATTCAGGGAAGCGGGGGCTATGGAAGTTGTGCTTTTGGGGAATGAGCAGGTGCATATAAAGAATGCATCATCACTTTTTCCACTTCTGAAATCTCTAGAGCATTATGACATAATTCTTGTTGAGGGATTCAAATCCTATAAATTCCTACCAAAAATATGTTTGGGAGATGCAGAATGCGAGAATTGTATAATGAGAAACCCCAAAATTGAGGATGTTGTAGAGCATATAGAAAGGGAACTGAAAATAGAGAGAATAATGAAAGAGCTTCCGAATTTCAACTGTGGAGAGTGCAACCATAAAAATTGCAGGGAAATGGCTGAGGTAATTTATCGTGGAGAGGATAATTTTAAGAATTGCAGGTACTGGAATCCTAATGCAGTTATAAGTGTGAGAGTAAATGGAAAGGATATTTACATGGGAAAATTTGCGCAGGATATTGTTATAAAAACCATAACAGGCATGCTTTCAGCGTTTAAGGGTGTAGGCGATATAGAAGAAGTAGAAATAAAATACAGGGTTAAAGGAGAGTAG
- the glp gene encoding gephyrin-like molybdotransferase Glp, which yields MRPFTNLIPFEDARRIVLENVRPIEDVEEVSLLGALGRVLAEDVVSSINVPPFARAAEDGYAVRAEDTYGAGQYAPKEFKLIGEINTGEYKEINVGKGECVKIATGAILPKGADAVVRVEDTDEENGIVRVYRPVHPGFDVAPEGEDIKKGDKVIEKGTFLNPPKIGALAAIGISKVKVYRRPRIAVLPSGNELVVPGEKIEKGKIYDVNTYTISSVIMENGGEPVIFPFVMDDKEDIEKKLREALNYDMVVFSGGSSVGDRDLLIDVVSKYAKVLFHGVQIKPGKPTWCARGDKLIFGMPGFPASCLNDSYQFLAPAVRKMARLPPKKEKIVKARMARRITSTLGRMQFFTVRLKDGYAYPAYKTSGAITSLADSDGYIIIPANSDLVEKDEEVEVHLWGD from the coding sequence ATGAGACCGTTTACAAATCTAATACCCTTTGAAGATGCGAGGAGGATTGTATTGGAAAATGTGAGGCCCATTGAAGATGTGGAAGAAGTAAGCCTATTGGGTGCCTTGGGTAGGGTTTTGGCTGAGGATGTTGTCTCTTCCATAAATGTTCCTCCATTCGCCCGCGCAGCTGAGGATGGTTATGCTGTTAGGGCTGAAGATACCTATGGGGCTGGCCAATATGCGCCCAAAGAGTTCAAGTTAATCGGAGAGATCAATACAGGAGAGTATAAAGAAATAAATGTTGGAAAAGGGGAGTGTGTTAAGATAGCTACAGGGGCAATTTTGCCCAAAGGCGCAGATGCTGTTGTTCGCGTAGAGGATACCGATGAGGAGAATGGAATTGTTAGGGTGTATCGTCCAGTTCATCCTGGATTTGATGTTGCACCGGAAGGCGAGGATATAAAAAAGGGAGATAAAGTGATAGAAAAGGGAACATTTTTAAATCCCCCCAAAATAGGCGCACTTGCAGCTATTGGCATATCCAAAGTTAAAGTTTATAGAAGGCCGAGAATAGCCGTGCTTCCTTCCGGCAACGAGCTCGTGGTTCCAGGTGAGAAGATTGAAAAGGGCAAAATTTACGATGTGAATACCTACACTATATCCTCTGTTATAATGGAGAATGGGGGAGAGCCTGTTATATTTCCCTTCGTTATGGATGATAAGGAGGATATTGAAAAGAAATTGAGGGAAGCTCTAAATTATGATATGGTCGTTTTCTCAGGGGGCTCATCTGTGGGAGATAGGGATTTGCTTATTGATGTTGTATCAAAGTATGCGAAGGTTCTATTTCACGGTGTGCAAATCAAGCCTGGAAAGCCAACATGGTGTGCTAGGGGAGATAAATTGATATTTGGAATGCCAGGTTTTCCAGCATCATGTTTGAACGATTCATATCAATTCTTAGCCCCTGCGGTTAGAAAGATGGCCAGATTACCTCCAAAGAAGGAGAAAATAGTGAAAGCGAGGATGGCTAGGCGCATAACATCAACTTTGGGAAGAATGCAATTTTTCACTGTGCGTTTGAAGGATGGCTACGCTTATCCTGCATACAAGACCTCTGGAGCAATAACGAGCTTGGCAGATTCTGATGGGTATATAATAATACCTGCAAATTCAGATTTGGTTGAAAAGGATGAAGAAGTGGAAGTGCATCTATGGGGTGATTAG
- a CDS encoding MFS transporter, whose translation MSIFAPVKLNERLKETLNRKLVHISIAFLLINMGWGMAWPYLPNLVKLLGGGVIAVGMLSILFNITSSFGQFFWGRSSDKMGKRKIFALFGVFSSGFFFLLIGFASSVFLVLLLRTLQGFFISAQTPAISALVSEISKDVGKGFAVFNSFSNIGFMLGNFAGGFVTSVFPIHFVYYFSSIPIFSGLILLIFFKEEKKNPQDLRLLMRYDRPGRTVFKWKNVKAFVERNRNISLFSVSIFISMIGSGMVYTYLSLLIGARFGSSWVGTYFGVDGLASIPLIILFGYLADKYGSKPVLIYGLVGYMATFYLYYYSITIPMLILTAIVSGSKWGSYFNSANTYVSRMSTKKERATALGLMNSSMALGWVVGPLLGAYFIPMLGLAETMLVAIIPEIISLILVLFIKNDRYIRDGVYKK comes from the coding sequence ATGAGCATATTTGCACCAGTGAAACTCAACGAAAGATTAAAAGAGACACTTAATCGCAAGTTGGTTCACATATCTATCGCGTTTCTTCTTATAAATATGGGTTGGGGTATGGCTTGGCCATACCTTCCAAATTTGGTAAAACTTTTGGGAGGAGGAGTTATCGCAGTGGGGATGCTATCCATATTGTTTAACATCACTTCGTCCTTTGGACAATTCTTCTGGGGTAGAAGCTCCGATAAGATGGGCAAAAGAAAGATATTTGCGCTCTTTGGAGTTTTTTCCAGCGGCTTTTTCTTCCTTCTTATCGGCTTTGCCTCCTCTGTATTTTTAGTTCTTCTTCTCCGAACGCTTCAGGGATTCTTCATATCTGCCCAGACTCCAGCAATAAGTGCTTTAGTATCTGAGATTTCAAAAGATGTGGGAAAGGGATTTGCTGTTTTCAATTCCTTCTCCAACATTGGGTTTATGCTTGGGAACTTTGCAGGCGGGTTTGTAACCTCCGTTTTCCCCATTCACTTTGTTTATTATTTTTCCTCAATACCTATTTTCTCCGGTTTGATTTTGCTCATCTTTTTCAAAGAAGAGAAGAAGAATCCTCAGGATTTAAGGTTATTGATGCGCTATGATAGGCCTGGAAGAACTGTGTTTAAGTGGAAGAATGTAAAAGCGTTTGTGGAGAGAAACAGAAATATCTCGCTTTTCTCTGTTTCTATTTTCATAAGCATGATTGGTTCTGGTATGGTTTACACATACCTTTCATTGCTTATTGGTGCCAGATTTGGCTCCTCCTGGGTGGGCACTTATTTTGGAGTAGATGGACTTGCATCGATACCTCTTATAATTCTATTCGGCTATCTTGCAGATAAGTATGGAAGCAAACCTGTGTTGATATATGGGCTTGTGGGATACATGGCTACATTTTACCTGTATTATTATTCCATAACAATTCCTATGTTAATACTAACTGCCATAGTTTCGGGTAGTAAATGGGGCTCTTATTTTAATTCTGCCAATACTTATGTGTCAAGAATGAGTACAAAAAAAGAGAGGGCAACTGCTCTTGGACTTATGAATTCTTCCATGGCCTTGGGATGGGTTGTGGGGCCCTTATTGGGTGCGTATTTTATTCCCATGTTAGGCCTTGCAGAGACAATGTTGGTAGCAATAATACCCGAGATAATCTCTTTAATCTTGGTTTTATTTATAAAAAATGATAGGTATATCAGAGATGGAGTTTATAAAAAATAA
- a CDS encoding HD domain-containing protein, whose amino-acid sequence MSEFSVPYENNEKLKILVNRIKNDVELNTLWKASNIIAIDRLGYNDHGPVHVKIVANLALRMLRILINKGIVPGVVKNYGMKNEDAEIIVTLASALHDIGHAIHRTEHEDNSLVLAVPIIDRLLEGIYEEEEKTIIKAETLHAIFSHRANIIPLTIEAGIVKIADALDMEEGRARIPFKIGKINIHSVSALAIKEVSVMEGDKKPLKIRIKMRNSAGIFQVDELLKNKIETSGIKDLIEVIAEVVGQEEEKIVDRVEF is encoded by the coding sequence ATGAGCGAATTTTCAGTACCTTACGAAAACAACGAAAAACTGAAAATATTGGTAAATAGGATAAAAAATGATGTGGAATTGAATACTCTCTGGAAAGCGTCCAATATAATTGCCATTGACCGCCTTGGATACAATGATCACGGCCCTGTGCATGTTAAAATCGTTGCAAACTTAGCCTTGAGGATGCTCAGAATTCTAATAAACAAGGGTATTGTACCGGGGGTAGTGAAAAATTACGGAATGAAAAATGAGGATGCAGAAATAATTGTTACGCTTGCTTCCGCCCTCCACGACATAGGGCATGCAATACATAGAACTGAGCACGAAGATAACAGTCTCGTGCTGGCAGTCCCCATAATAGACAGACTTCTTGAAGGCATATACGAGGAGGAGGAAAAAACGATAATAAAAGCGGAAACTTTACATGCAATATTTTCTCACAGGGCAAACATAATACCATTAACCATCGAGGCAGGAATTGTCAAAATTGCTGATGCCTTAGATATGGAAGAAGGCCGTGCGAGAATCCCATTTAAAATAGGGAAGATAAATATACATTCTGTATCTGCTCTTGCAATAAAGGAAGTTAGTGTTATGGAAGGAGATAAAAAGCCCTTGAAAATAAGAATAAAGATGAGAAACTCTGCAGGAATATTTCAAGTGGATGAACTCCTGAAGAATAAAATAGAAACCTCTGGAATTAAGGATCTGATTGAGGTGATAGCAGAGGTTGTTGGGCAAGAGGAGGAAAAAATCGTTGACCGTGTGGAGTTTTAA
- a CDS encoding NifB/NifX family molybdenum-iron cluster-binding protein, which yields MIVALPSTEKGMNGSIADIKDAKYYTFVEVNLQSKEVLNVHIEKLPFESHEPVDIPLFIRQYYGELLIVKDLDKIAQDFFKYMGIKVLTGVDGKIEEIINAFINGEIYKIIERNKN from the coding sequence ATGATTGTTGCATTACCATCCACGGAGAAAGGTATGAATGGAAGCATTGCAGATATTAAGGATGCAAAGTATTATACCTTCGTAGAAGTAAATCTCCAAAGCAAAGAGGTCTTGAATGTACATATAGAAAAACTCCCGTTTGAATCTCACGAGCCCGTAGATATTCCATTGTTTATAAGGCAATATTATGGAGAACTTCTGATAGTGAAAGATTTGGATAAAATAGCCCAGGACTTTTTCAAATATATGGGCATAAAAGTACTAACTGGGGTTGATGGAAAAATAGAAGAGATTATCAATGCTTTTATAAATGGGGAGATCTACAAAATCATAGAGAGAAATAAAAATTAA
- a CDS encoding peptidylprolyl isomerase, producing MEKGDIIRWEFEAWVVEDGNEILFDTTKEDLAKEHGIHDPNVKYGPMVSVVGAGRLIKGIDEELLKAEVDKDYEVTIPPEKGYGERDPKLVKIHSYRELARQKIEPEVGKEVVINNKRGRIVTVTPGRVVIDFNHPLAGKTLKYKFKIVEKVEGDVDKVRAIIEMDYGKEVEKFNIEVKDDDIIIELPDVCKYDSNWAVAKYAIVGDIRDYVANKNVKFVEVYPKKEEKKEEETKENTDENTENAEENKEEGKEENAEEEKTES from the coding sequence ATGGAAAAAGGAGACATAATACGCTGGGAATTCGAAGCTTGGGTCGTTGAGGATGGAAATGAGATTTTGTTTGATACAACCAAGGAGGATCTTGCCAAAGAGCATGGCATTCATGATCCTAATGTAAAGTATGGGCCGATGGTCTCTGTTGTTGGAGCTGGAAGATTGATAAAGGGCATTGATGAAGAACTTCTGAAGGCGGAAGTTGATAAAGATTATGAAGTCACAATACCTCCAGAGAAGGGTTATGGGGAAAGAGACCCGAAGCTCGTGAAGATACATTCTTACAGGGAACTCGCTAGACAGAAAATCGAGCCTGAAGTAGGTAAGGAAGTTGTGATAAATAACAAGCGTGGAAGAATAGTTACGGTTACTCCTGGTCGCGTTGTTATAGATTTCAATCATCCACTTGCCGGCAAAACACTGAAGTACAAATTCAAGATTGTTGAGAAAGTTGAAGGGGATGTGGATAAGGTTCGTGCCATAATTGAAATGGATTATGGTAAAGAGGTTGAGAAATTCAATATTGAGGTTAAGGATGATGATATAATTATCGAGCTTCCAGATGTATGCAAGTACGATAGCAACTGGGCTGTTGCAAAATACGCAATTGTTGGAGACATAAGGGATTATGTTGCAAACAAGAATGTGAAGTTCGTGGAAGTTTATCCAAAGAAGGAAGAGAAAAAAGAGGAAGAGACCAAAGAGAACACAGATGAAAATACAGAGAATGCAGAAGAAAATAAAGAAGAAGGCAAAGAGGAAAATGCTGAAGAGGAAAAGACCGAATCTTAA
- a CDS encoding dihydroneopterin aldolase family protein: MKVDKAKKYFNCSSSERAAFEAGIKLGTVYHQFVGTPLSLENVDALEKAIEASLKVQPFVVDAKVRIDRSRIKKKSGFYKYLTLSGDMLDVELTVQYEDKTALCKLEYVEEMDYPLMYIKEIRGAENVH, translated from the coding sequence ATGAAAGTGGATAAAGCTAAGAAATATTTCAATTGCTCTTCTTCTGAAAGGGCGGCATTTGAGGCGGGAATTAAGTTAGGTACCGTGTATCACCAATTTGTGGGCACTCCATTAAGTTTAGAGAATGTGGACGCTTTGGAGAAGGCAATAGAGGCAAGCTTAAAAGTTCAGCCCTTCGTTGTGGATGCAAAGGTTAGAATTGATAGGAGCAGAATAAAAAAGAAGAGCGGATTTTACAAATATTTGACGCTAAGCGGTGATATGCTCGATGTTGAGCTAACCGTGCAATATGAGGATAAAACTGCGCTATGCAAATTAGAATATGTAGAGGAGATGGATTATCCCCTGATGTACATTAAAGAAATAAGAGGTGCTGAAAATGTACATTAA
- a CDS encoding NTPase — MYIKIGLSGLPGVGKTTTLIKTIEILEEEGYIVGGMITEELRENGKRTGFYVLDWMSKEKKVFAHKDFESRHKVGKYGIDIKALEEVGIKALQDAMDKADIIVIDEIGKMEVESKKFVQTVRDILDMDKHIIMTLHKKSRNSLLQEIRRRDDIRMLEVTPINRNLLPFKIVQLIKGERQ, encoded by the coding sequence ATGTACATTAAAATCGGGTTGAGTGGATTGCCAGGTGTTGGGAAAACTACCACCCTCATAAAGACCATTGAGATTCTGGAGGAGGAGGGCTATATTGTGGGAGGAATGATAACCGAAGAGTTAAGGGAGAATGGGAAAAGAACTGGGTTTTATGTGTTGGACTGGATGAGCAAAGAGAAGAAAGTTTTTGCCCACAAAGATTTTGAATCTAGGCACAAAGTTGGAAAATACGGAATTGATATAAAAGCGCTGGAAGAGGTGGGAATAAAAGCACTCCAAGATGCTATGGATAAAGCAGACATAATTGTAATAGACGAAATTGGAAAGATGGAGGTAGAGAGCAAGAAATTCGTTCAAACTGTGCGTGATATCTTAGATATGGACAAGCACATAATAATGACTCTTCATAAAAAATCAAGGAACTCCCTATTACAAGAGATCAGAAGAAGGGATGATATAAGGATGCTAGAAGTCACTCCTATAAATAGAAATCTATTGCCTTTTAAAATAGTGCAACTGATAAAAGGGGAGAGGCAGTGA
- a CDS encoding tRNA (guanine(26)-N(2))-dimethyltransferase, producing the protein MIVEEGKIKILAPNVNLRGPGKIEGVFYNRAMVFNRDTSIFLLYNLRVKNALDALAATGVRGIRFAKELGIETTINDKDSRAVEIIKKNLELNNVEARVTNRDANALMIEEKYNYVDIDPFGTPVPFIDSAILSGKIIGITATDTATLGGRNRRIVRRYLADVCAPTELVHEIGIRVLLGYIGRMAVRFDLGIEPIISIWQGHFYRVYVRIKKGVSKANATLEKIKNTEFGGPIWVGEMHDFSFLKNSKIPEWLPTKKILEKYLSIWKNEKFFLFYHLPSISSELRVSTPSPRQIIENLKEQGYEAYPTQFSPQGIRSNAPVDVLKDIIKSANSSHWESQ; encoded by the coding sequence GTGATAGTTGAAGAGGGAAAGATAAAGATTTTAGCACCAAATGTGAACCTAAGAGGTCCGGGGAAGATTGAAGGAGTTTTTTACAACAGAGCAATGGTATTCAACAGAGATACCTCTATCTTCCTCCTCTATAATTTAAGAGTAAAGAACGCTTTAGATGCACTCGCCGCCACCGGTGTGAGGGGAATAAGATTTGCAAAGGAATTAGGTATTGAAACTACCATAAACGATAAAGATTCAAGAGCGGTGGAAATAATAAAGAAGAATTTAGAACTCAACAATGTCGAGGCAAGAGTGACAAATAGAGATGCAAACGCATTGATGATTGAGGAAAAATACAACTATGTAGACATTGACCCCTTTGGAACACCTGTGCCATTCATAGATTCGGCAATACTCTCGGGGAAAATAATTGGAATAACCGCCACGGATACAGCAACTCTCGGTGGAAGAAATAGGAGAATTGTGAGAAGATACCTAGCCGATGTTTGTGCCCCTACAGAGCTTGTCCATGAGATTGGAATTAGAGTTCTCCTTGGTTACATAGGAAGGATGGCAGTTAGATTTGATCTGGGCATAGAGCCGATAATTAGCATATGGCAAGGGCATTTTTACAGGGTATATGTGAGAATTAAAAAAGGGGTATCTAAAGCCAATGCAACCTTAGAAAAAATAAAAAATACTGAATTCGGAGGACCCATATGGGTAGGAGAGATGCACGATTTCTCCTTTTTGAAGAATTCAAAAATTCCAGAATGGCTGCCCACCAAAAAAATCCTAGAAAAATACCTTTCAATCTGGAAAAATGAAAAATTCTTTCTTTTCTACCACCTACCCTCAATTTCCAGCGAGTTAAGAGTTTCCACTCCTTCCCCAAGGCAAATAATAGAGAATTTGAAAGAGCAAGGCTATGAGGCATATCCCACTCAATTCTCACCTCAGGGTATAAGAAGCAATGCTCCAGTAGATGTTTTGAAGGATATAATAAAGAGTGCTAATTCTTCTCACTGGGAAAGCCAATAA
- a CDS encoding 2-oxoacid:acceptor oxidoreductase family protein has translation MIEIRFHGRGGQGSVIASKILAKAFFMEGKYVSAFPYYGVERRGAPVTAFTRVDEKPIRAKYQIYEPDYVIVLDPSLLTAVDVLHGLKRNGWILVNTAKKPVELRSTLNFPHIATVDATTIALKHHLGSQAAPIVNTAILGAFSKLSEMVKIETVMDAIRQMAPVKQEENAQAAKDAYESVIVGGD, from the coding sequence ATGATAGAAATTCGTTTTCATGGACGAGGTGGACAGGGTTCGGTTATAGCCTCAAAGATATTAGCTAAGGCATTCTTTATGGAAGGAAAATATGTATCTGCGTTTCCCTACTACGGGGTAGAAAGAAGAGGTGCACCTGTAACTGCATTTACAAGGGTAGATGAGAAGCCAATCAGGGCAAAGTACCAGATTTACGAGCCGGATTATGTAATCGTTTTAGACCCATCCTTATTAACGGCCGTGGATGTTCTTCATGGATTGAAAAGAAATGGCTGGATTCTTGTAAACACAGCAAAGAAGCCAGTGGAATTAAGAAGTACCCTTAATTTCCCACATATTGCTACTGTAGATGCCACAACAATAGCCCTAAAGCATCATCTTGGCTCACAGGCTGCACCTATTGTAAATACGGCCATTTTAGGAGCCTTCTCAAAACTAAGTGAGATGGTAAAAATAGAAACGGTTATGGATGCTATTCGACAAATGGCACCCGTCAAGCAAGAAGAAAACGCTCAAGCGGCAAAAGATGCTTATGAAAGCGTTATAGTTGGAGGTGATTAA
- a CDS encoding 4Fe-4S binding protein, with the protein MPIILPEEPTPIAKVPSTENKTGGWRTFRPIIHYDKCIRCYICWKFCPDAAIHFASPEAHEAPKEALAKFDTVEINYDFCKGCGICANECPTKAIELVLEESFRGDEE; encoded by the coding sequence ATGCCCATAATATTGCCTGAAGAACCAACACCCATAGCAAAGGTTCCAAGCACAGAGAATAAAACAGGAGGTTGGAGGACTTTCAGACCAATCATCCATTATGATAAATGCATACGCTGTTATATATGCTGGAAATTCTGTCCAGACGCGGCTATTCATTTTGCATCGCCAGAAGCACATGAGGCACCAAAGGAAGCACTTGCCAAATTCGATACTGTGGAAATAAATTACGATTTCTGCAAGGGCTGCGGAATATGTGCCAATGAGTGCCCAACAAAAGCCATTGAACTTGTGCTAGAAGAAAGTTTCAGGGGTGATGAAGAATGA
- a CDS encoding transketolase C-terminal domain-containing protein, whose translation MKMILTGNESAAWGARLSKPKVIAAYPITPQTSIIETIAAFIANGEMDARYIRVESEHSAMAACIAAQNTGVRTYTATSAHGLALMHEVLMWASGARLPIVMSVVNRAMAPPWSVWTDQLDTMAERDSGWIQVYAQNNQEVLDSIIMSYKIAEKHNILLPTMVIEDAFILSHTSEGVDIPEQKKVDDFLGEYIPAFKLDPDEPGGFGSLIMPEGPYMEFRYKMALAMDEARNEIKKVVEEYNENFNRNYSPFIEEYRTEDADAVMVVLGTIGSTAKDVVDKMREKGKKVGVARVRYFRPFPIDEIRALAKKTSMIGVVDRSYSFGPGADLYAETKSVLYGHTTIPVKNYVMGLGGRDITPQVLEKVFNDMLAITKEGVVDREVEWVGLHGDERWS comes from the coding sequence ATGAAGATGATTCTCACAGGTAATGAGAGTGCCGCCTGGGGAGCTAGACTTTCAAAGCCAAAGGTAATTGCTGCTTATCCCATTACTCCCCAAACGAGCATAATTGAAACAATTGCAGCTTTCATTGCAAATGGAGAAATGGATGCACGATACATTCGTGTTGAGAGCGAGCATTCTGCAATGGCTGCCTGCATAGCAGCTCAAAACACGGGAGTAAGGACATACACGGCTACTAGTGCCCATGGCCTCGCACTTATGCACGAGGTTTTAATGTGGGCGTCCGGCGCAAGATTGCCCATTGTAATGAGCGTTGTGAATCGCGCAATGGCTCCTCCGTGGAGCGTTTGGACTGACCAGCTTGATACCATGGCAGAGCGAGATAGTGGATGGATACAGGTTTATGCTCAGAATAATCAGGAAGTGCTTGATTCCATAATAATGTCCTACAAGATTGCAGAAAAGCATAATATCCTCTTACCCACTATGGTAATTGAAGATGCTTTCATTCTATCTCACACATCGGAAGGTGTAGACATCCCAGAACAAAAGAAGGTAGATGATTTCTTAGGGGAATACATTCCTGCATTCAAATTGGACCCCGATGAGCCTGGTGGATTTGGCTCTTTGATTATGCCTGAGGGGCCCTATATGGAGTTCCGCTACAAGATGGCCCTGGCAATGGATGAGGCAAGAAACGAAATAAAGAAAGTTGTGGAGGAATATAACGAGAATTTCAATAGGAATTATTCACCATTCATAGAGGAGTATCGCACAGAAGATGCAGATGCAGTTATGGTTGTTTTGGGCACAATCGGTTCTACAGCGAAGGATGTGGTTGATAAAATGAGGGAGAAGGGCAAGAAGGTTGGAGTTGCCAGAGTTAGATACTTCCGTCCATTCCCCATAGATGAAATACGAGCTTTAGCCAAGAAGACAAGTATGATTGGCGTAGTAGATAGAAGCTACTCCTTCGGTCCAGGCGCAGATTTGTACGCTGAGACAAAATCCGTACTCTATGGGCATACAACCATACCTGTAAAGAACTATGTGATGGGGCTTGGTGGGAGAGATATAACACCACAGGTACTTGAGAAGGTATTCAATGATATGCTTGCAATTACAAAAGAAGGGGTTGTAGACAGAGAGGTTGAATGGGTTGGCTTACATGGAGACGAGAGGTGGTCATAA
- the porB gene encoding pyruvate synthase subunit PorB — translation MKKLTIPEEEYMLPGHTACLGCGATIAMRYVLKALGKNTILSIPACCWAVIPGVYPHRTLEVPLLYTAFEVTGASISGIREALDALGKEDVNVVGFAGDGGTADIGLQALSAAAERGHNVFYIMYDNEAYMNTGIQRSGSTPMGAWTTTTPGGKKRIYKWEPKKNVAEIMVAHHIPYVATATIAYPEDMIAKLKRAKEIKGPKFFQILSPCPTGWRHSPDKTVEISRLAVQTNIFPLYEVINGKYKISIKPKNPKPVKEYLRLQGRFRHLTEEEIAMIQKNVDENWKALLKKERCSQEEDE, via the coding sequence ATGAAAAAATTAACCATACCTGAAGAGGAGTATATGCTTCCTGGGCATACTGCTTGCCTTGGCTGTGGAGCAACAATAGCCATGCGCTATGTTCTAAAGGCCCTTGGTAAAAATACAATTTTATCCATTCCAGCATGCTGCTGGGCTGTCATTCCAGGCGTGTATCCTCACCGAACTTTAGAAGTTCCCCTGCTCTATACTGCCTTTGAAGTTACAGGAGCCTCCATATCAGGAATCAGAGAAGCTTTGGATGCCCTCGGCAAAGAAGATGTTAATGTCGTGGGATTTGCAGGAGATGGTGGTACAGCAGATATTGGCCTTCAAGCTCTAAGCGCAGCAGCTGAGCGCGGGCATAATGTTTTCTACATAATGTATGATAATGAGGCATATATGAACACGGGCATACAGCGCTCCGGCTCAACTCCTATGGGTGCTTGGACTACAACCACTCCTGGAGGAAAGAAGAGGATATACAAGTGGGAACCAAAGAAGAATGTTGCCGAAATAATGGTCGCTCACCATATCCCCTATGTGGCCACTGCCACCATTGCTTATCCTGAGGATATGATTGCCAAATTGAAGAGAGCCAAGGAAATTAAAGGCCCAAAATTCTTCCAGATTCTATCACCTTGCCCAACGGGATGGAGACATTCTCCAGATAAAACAGTGGAAATATCACGCCTGGCCGTGCAAACAAACATATTCCCGCTCTACGAGGTTATAAATGGAAAATACAAAATTTCAATAAAGCCAAAGAATCCAAAGCCGGTAAAGGAGTACCTGCGTCTCCAAGGCAGGTTCAGACATTTAACCGAGGAAGAAATTGCGATGATTCAAAAGAATGTGGATGAGAATTGGAAGGCATTGCTGAAGAAGGAGCGCTGCTCACAGGAGGAAGATGAATGA